A window of Mus pahari chromosome 7, PAHARI_EIJ_v1.1, whole genome shotgun sequence contains these coding sequences:
- the Mapre3 gene encoding microtubule-associated protein RP/EB family member 3 isoform X1: MAVNVYSTSVTSENLSRHDMLAWVNDSLHLNYTKIEQLCSGAAYCQFMDMLFPGCVHLRKVKFQAKLEHEYIHNFKVLQAAFKKMGVDKIIPVEKLVKGKFQDNFEFIQWFKKFFDANYDGKDYNPLLARQGQDVAPPPNPVPQRTSPTGPKNMQTSGRLSNVAPPCILRKNPPSARNGGHEADAQILELNQQLLDLKLTVDGLEKERDFYFSKLRDIELICQEHESENSPVISGIIGILYATEEGFAPPEEDEIEEHQQEDQDEY, encoded by the exons ATGGCTGTCAATGTGTACTCCACTTCCGTGACCAGTGAGAATCTGAGTCGCCATGACATGCTTGCGTGGGTCAATGACTCTCTGCACCTCAATTATACCAAGATTGAACAGCTCTGTTCAG GGGCAGCCTACTGCCAGTTCATGGACATGCTCTTCCCTGGCTGCGTTCACTTGAGGAAGgtcaagttccaggccaaactAGAACACGAATACATCCACAACTTCAAGGTGCTGCAAGCAGCTTTCAAGAAGATGGGTGTTGACAAA ATCATTCCCGTAGAGAAGTTAGTGAAAGGAAAATTCCAAGATAATTTTGAGTTTATACAGTGGTTTAAGAAATTCTTTGACGCAAACTATGATGGAAAGGATTACAACCCTCTGCTGGCGCGGCAGGGCCAGGACGTAGCACCACCTCCTAACCCAG TTCCGCAGAGGACGTCCCCCACAGGCCCCAAGAACATGCAGACCTCTGGACGACTCAGCAACGTGGCTCCGCCCTGCATCCTCCGGAAGAATCCCCCCTCAGCCCGAAACGGTGGCCATGAGGCTGATGCCCAGATCCTTGAGCTCAACCAGCAG CTGCTGGACTTGAAGCTGACCGTAGACGGACTTGAGAAAGAACGAGATTTCTATTTCAGCAAATTGCGAGACATCGAGCTGATCTGCCAGGAACATGAAAGCGAGAACAGCCCCGTCATCTCGGGCATCATCGGCATTCTCTATGCCACGGAG gAGGGATTTGCACCCCCTGAGGAGGATGAGATTGAAGAACACCAACAGGAAGACCAGGACGAGTACTGA
- the Mapre3 gene encoding microtubule-associated protein RP/EB family member 3 isoform X2 — translation MAVNVYSTSVTSENLSRHDMLAWVNDSLHLNYTKIEQLCSGAAYCQFMDMLFPGCVHLRKVKFQAKLEHEYIHNFKVLQAAFKKMGVDKIIPVEKLVKGKFQDNFEFIQWFKKFFDANYDGKDYNPLLARQGQDVAPPPNPGDQIFNKSKKLIGTAVPQRTSPTGPKNMQTSGRLSNVAPPCILRKNPPSARNGGHEADAQILELNQQLLDLKLTVDGLEKERDFYFSKLRDIELICQEHESENSPVISGIIGILYATEEGFAPPEEDEIEEHQQEDQDEY, via the exons ATGGCTGTCAATGTGTACTCCACTTCCGTGACCAGTGAGAATCTGAGTCGCCATGACATGCTTGCGTGGGTCAATGACTCTCTGCACCTCAATTATACCAAGATTGAACAGCTCTGTTCAG GGGCAGCCTACTGCCAGTTCATGGACATGCTCTTCCCTGGCTGCGTTCACTTGAGGAAGgtcaagttccaggccaaactAGAACACGAATACATCCACAACTTCAAGGTGCTGCAAGCAGCTTTCAAGAAGATGGGTGTTGACAAA ATCATTCCCGTAGAGAAGTTAGTGAAAGGAAAATTCCAAGATAATTTTGAGTTTATACAGTGGTTTAAGAAATTCTTTGACGCAAACTATGATGGAAAGGATTACAACCCTCTGCTGGCGCGGCAGGGCCAGGACGTAGCACCACCTCCTAACCCAGGTGATCAGATCTTCAACAAATCCAAGAAACTCATTGGCACAGCAG TTCCGCAGAGGACGTCCCCCACAGGCCCCAAGAACATGCAGACCTCTGGACGACTCAGCAACGTGGCTCCGCCCTGCATCCTCCGGAAGAATCCCCCCTCAGCCCGAAACGGTGGCCATGAGGCTGATGCCCAGATCCTTGAGCTCAACCAGCAG CTGCTGGACTTGAAGCTGACCGTAGACGGACTTGAGAAAGAACGAGATTTCTATTTCAGCAAATTGCGAGACATCGAGCTGATCTGCCAGGAACATGAAAGCGAGAACAGCCCCGTCATCTCGGGCATCATCGGCATTCTCTATGCCACGGAG gAGGGATTTGCACCCCCTGAGGAGGATGAGATTGAAGAACACCAACAGGAAGACCAGGACGAGTACTGA